Proteins from one Halobacteriovoraceae bacterium genomic window:
- a CDS encoding response regulator transcription factor, with protein sequence MDNKERIFIIITLFAISLVTSIDLYTDFREGVTWWHVSFEGAVALIAAAGLFYLISGNFKLKHNLNHAQQFSSQLIEENEQWKKQSRKFLEGLGQSIDDQLTSWNLTKAEKEVAFLLLKGFGLKEIAQLRGTTEKTARVQSTSIYSKTGLANRSQLSAYFLEDLLIPPS encoded by the coding sequence ATGGATAACAAAGAAAGAATATTCATCATTATTACACTTTTTGCAATCAGTTTGGTTACATCAATTGATCTCTACACTGATTTTAGAGAAGGTGTAACTTGGTGGCATGTCTCTTTTGAAGGAGCAGTTGCTCTCATTGCAGCTGCTGGACTATTTTATTTAATTTCCGGAAATTTCAAACTGAAGCATAATCTCAATCATGCTCAGCAATTTTCTAGTCAATTAATTGAAGAGAATGAACAATGGAAAAAACAATCTCGGAAATTTCTGGAAGGATTAGGCCAATCTATCGATGATCAATTGACCTCTTGGAACTTAACTAAAGCAGAAAAAGAAGTTGCTTTTCTATTATTAAAAGGTTTTGGGCTTAAAGAAATTGCGCAACTACGAGGAACGACAGAGAAAACGGCCAGAGTCCAATCTACTTCAATCTATAGTAAGACTGGTTTGGCAAACCGTTCGCAACTTTCGGCCTACTTTTTGGAAGACCTTCTCATTCCGCCTAGTTAA
- a CDS encoding cytochrome b/b6 domain-containing protein: protein MSKVNVYDLPTRVFHWIFAILFIFSFSIGKFVDDESKLYVYHMLSGITMTFIVIMRIIWGFLGTEYAKFSSFKLRPTDLKNYFLEFISNKNERLLGHNPASSYAALFMFLLTFGLFITGLLMANHIKKSFFEEVHELFALSFLITVILHICGVVLHQLRHKDGMISSMVNGKKQSVESNSPIKTQALFPFLAFCVLLFTFIFQIYQNFDSQKQTLSVFKYSIQLGKTDKKQDVEYYNNYYKMDQD, encoded by the coding sequence ATGTCTAAAGTAAATGTTTATGATCTTCCAACAAGGGTATTTCACTGGATTTTTGCCATTCTTTTCATTTTTTCTTTTTCTATAGGAAAATTTGTAGATGATGAATCAAAACTCTATGTCTATCATATGCTCTCAGGCATAACTATGACGTTTATAGTTATCATGAGAATAATATGGGGGTTTTTGGGAACAGAATATGCAAAATTTTCAAGCTTCAAACTACGTCCAACAGATCTTAAGAACTATTTTCTTGAATTTATTTCGAACAAAAATGAACGATTATTAGGGCACAATCCGGCCTCAAGCTACGCTGCACTTTTCATGTTTTTGTTAACATTTGGCCTATTTATAACCGGACTTCTCATGGCCAACCATATTAAGAAAAGCTTTTTTGAGGAAGTTCATGAACTATTTGCCCTTTCTTTTCTGATAACAGTGATACTTCATATTTGTGGAGTTGTTCTCCATCAGCTTAGACATAAAGATGGTATGATTTCAAGTATGGTTAATGGTAAAAAACAAAGTGTTGAGTCCAACTCCCCTATTAAAACTCAGGCATTATTTCCGTTTTTGGCATTTTGTGTACTTTTATTTACCTTCATATTTCAAATCTACCAAAATTTTGATTCTCAAAAACAGACATTATCTGTTTTTAAATATAGTATTCAACTTGGAAAGACTGACAAAAAACAAGATGTTGAATATTACAATAATTACTACAAAATGGATCAGGATTAA
- a CDS encoding PepSY domain-containing protein, producing the protein MKKFLSLIVLVSTLNGAMAKDNCTDQPKEKWMPVEKFKELVISKGFKIKKFKQPGSCYEIYGTDKNGKEVEVYFNPVDAKIVKLEVED; encoded by the coding sequence ATGAAAAAATTTTTAAGTTTAATTGTTCTCGTATCAACTTTAAATGGTGCTATGGCCAAGGACAATTGTACCGACCAACCAAAAGAGAAATGGATGCCAGTTGAAAAGTTCAAAGAACTGGTCATTAGTAAAGGGTTTAAAATTAAAAAATTTAAACAACCTGGCTCTTGCTATGAAATCTACGGAACTGACAAAAATGGGAAGGAAGTAGAAGTTTACTTTAATCCAGTTGATGCAAAGATTGTAAAGCTTGAGGTTGAAGATTAA